In Nitrospirota bacterium, the sequence CGTAGAGACTCGTAGGGCCCGATAAAGATCCAATGGTTGATGGGTCAAAAGTATCTTTAAGCCGTAACAGAATTTGATCCATGGCGAGTTATCCCCTCCTGAAAGTAAATGTTCTAAGCCTGTAGAACAGGGCTGTGGCACCAAGGCCTCCCATCCAAAGGGACATCATAAAGATAAACCCTGCCGGAGCAAGCTGAATAACGCCTGCTATCAACATGCCAAGTGTGCAGCCCATAGCAAGCCTTGAGCCAAAACCTACCAGCACGCCGCCTATAAAAGCCCAAAACCACCGATTTGAAACCGAACTTTTCATCGTAGTTTTCCACATATCGGGGACCAGTGTAAACTTAAACTGGCCGGACATAAGCGAGGACACAAAACTGCCAAACACAATGCCCGCTATTAATGTTATCGTCCACTCGAGGTAGGGTTCGTATAATTGCCAATAGGCGACTTTTTGAGCGTGTGCCGGAAAAAAAACATACTCAATTATAGAACCGATAGTGGTGTAACCTCTGGAGGAGCCCAATGGCCGGTCTGACATGTAAAACGAAAGGACCTCCA encodes:
- a CDS encoding YeeE/YedE family protein, whose protein sequence is MFFLRRKEWMPIGTGILFGLLEVLSFYMSDRPLGSSRGYTTIGSIIEYVFFPAHAQKVAYWQLYEPYLEWTITLIAGIVFGSFVSSLMSGQFKFTLVPDMWKTTMKSSVSNRWFWAFIGGVLVGFGSRLAMGCTLGMLIAGVIQLAPAGFIFMMSLWMGGLGATALFYRLRTFTFRRG